In the genome of Raphanus sativus cultivar WK10039 chromosome 9, ASM80110v3, whole genome shotgun sequence, the window AGGAAACGGGTCCAACAGGGCTATCAAGAACCATATCTCTCTACCGCGCATTTAGCGGTCTGACCAACCGAGCAAGAGGCTCCCCGAAGAAATCACACAAACCCAACAACCCTCTAAGCAGCAAACGACACCACCATTACCATCTCTTCGACGACGACGAGGATCAAGTCATTCTCATCAACGAGGACAAGACGGGAACCTACACGACGACGTTTCTATGCTCAGCTGAGGAAGGAGGAGAGATGGACGTTCAGTTTTTCCGGCGGCTCGACGGAGAGTTCAACAAGGTTTTGAGGTTTTATAAGCAGAAAGTGGAGAGTGTGATGGAGGAAGCTGATGAGCTTAGTAGACAACTGAACGTTTTGATAGCTCTTAGAGTTAAAGTTGAGAATCCAAACCTAGTTTTTCCTCACATGAGTCCTATCTCTAGTACTGTCTCTAGTGCTCAATCTTCTCCACATTCAACCCCTAGGGCTCCAGGTTTAGCTCTATCTCTCTCATTAAACTAacagttttatttaaattgtttctaGATATGTGACATATTACTGGTGCACAAAGATTTACGTCACTTCAAGAATCAACTTTTGTGAATGTTTTGATGTGTGTAGCCACTTCACCAATGGAAGTGATCAAAGAAGTTGAACAGAAAGAAGACAAGAAAGTCTACAAACCTGCTCCAGTAGAAATGTTGGATCATATAAAGATAAAGATCGAATCCGAAACTCCATTGCAAACTCTTAGAGGCATGATCATGGGTCTCACAAGTGACCAAACCTTCACCAAAGTTGAGCTTAAGAGAGCTGAGGAGCTTATGAGCCGCGCTTTTGTTGAGTTCTACCAGAAACTTAGATTCCTAAAGAGTTACAGGTAAGAATTTGTATTCTTTAGGTTCCCTAAAACTATGTAttctcatcatctctctctgtGTTTACAGCTTCTTGAATCAGTTGGCATTTTCAAAGATACTAAAGAAGTATGACAAGGTTTGTAAGCATCTTGTTTGTTCTACATCTGTTCTTGCTGtgatttgatattgatttatcTTTGTAATGATTCACAGACTACTTCGAGGAATACATCAAAGCCTTATCTAAACACAGTGGATCATTCTTATTTAGGAAGCTGTGATGAGGTTATTACAAGTAACCAAACAATCTCTCTTGGATGTTTACATGAAATCATAATTTATCTTTTAACATTTTCAGGTCTCGAGGCTCATGTCAAGAGTGGAAGCTACGTTTATTAAGCATTTCTCCAATGGAAATCACCGAGACGGGATGAAATCTTTAAGGCCTAAAATTAAGAGGGAGAAACACAGAGTCACATACTGCCTCGGTACACAAAATCTCTAAAGGTGTATTTTCTTTCTAGTAGTAGACTAAAACATCATTTTTTCATCATGTCTACAGGCTTCTTGTCTGGTTGCGCTGCGGCTCTTGCAATTTCAATAGCGGTTGTTGTACATATAAGAGGCATAGCAAAAAGCGAAGGTCGACATCAGTACATGGAGAACATCTTCCCTCTTTATAGGTTCGTTATAATTAAACGTTACATttcatcattttgtttttttttgttctttttttaatacaatgttaattatttaaagaaaaatacttTTGTACATCCTATGTGTAACGTTTCTGTTTTAAAGATTCAAAACACAGAGGAACTCAATTATATAAATGCCTGACTCTGCAGCTTGTTGGGGTTCGTTGCGGTTCATCTGTTTATGTTTGCTGGAGACATATACTTCTGGAGTAGATATCGAGTGAACTACCCGTTTATCTTTGGTTTTGAGCATGGGACTGATCTTGGTTACAGAGAGGTTCTTCTGGTTGGCGCTGGTCTAGCAGTTCTAACGTTCGGAGGAGTACTCTCTAATCTCGACATGGAAATGGATCCAAGAACCAAGAGTTTTAGTGTCATTACAGAGCTGGTTCCTTTAGCTCTTCTCTTCGTAAGTTCTTGATCATTGATGATATGCAATGTACATCCACCTTGTTAATTAGCTGTGAAATGTTCTTTTTTTGGCTTATGATCACAGTGCTTGTTGACGGTGTCATTCTGTCCATTCGATATAATATATCGGGCAAGCCGATACTTCTTCATAGGATGCGTCGTCCGTTGTGTTCTAAGCCCGCTCTACCAGGTAACGTGCGATCCAAGTAATATCTGTAGCGTGTTGTTCCATAGAGTTTATGTATGAGTTTGTTGTCTATTGCTAGGTTATTCTCCCGGACTTCTTTCTCGCAGATCAATTAACATCCCAGGTAACGAGTTGTATGGTTTAGGATCCGGTTATCAAGTTTGTGTGTTTCCTCAGAAAATCATTAGGGTTTGGTTTGGCAGGTGCAAGCATTCAGAAGCCTATTGTTTTACGTTTGTTATTATGGATGGGCTGGAGATTTCAAGAAACGGACACATGAATGCTATGAGAGTGACATTTATAAAAAACTCTACCTTATTGTTGCAATCGTTCCTTACTGGTTCCGCTTTGCTCAGGTACTAAATCCATATATGTTACATGAAATAAGCAATAATGTTTGCATCTGTTATGACGAACCATATGTCCTTCCCTGGATGTTTGTCACCAGATGCTCAATTCCCTTTATTAGTATGATATTAATATCCGTTTTGAATCGAAACCCTCAATAGATTTGCTTCTTTCATAATAAGTGGAGTTGGACActaattatatattagattttttttttgtctaatatTTGGGGACTTGGATTTGCCAatttatccaaatatattttcaaaatgttcaaaactattttttgttttgttttggttgcaGTGTATAAGGAGGTTGGTAGAGGAGAAAGACAAAAATCAAGGCCTAAACGCCCTAAAATATCTCTCG includes:
- the LOC108826257 gene encoding phosphate transporter PHO1 homolog 9-like, translated to MKFGKEYETQMIQEWREAYMDYRSLKAIVKQILRHHQKKQQRPPPLPPSQQNGETTAPLQSNGGVNQAGEETGPTGLSRTISLYRAFSGLTNRARGSPKKSHKPNNPLSSKRHHHYHLFDDDEDQVILINEDKTGTYTTTFLCSAEEGGEMDVQFFRRLDGEFNKVLRFYKQKVESVMEEADELSRQLNVLIALRVKVENPNLVFPHMSPISSTVSSAQSSPHSTPRAPATSPMEVIKEVEQKEDKKVYKPAPVEMLDHIKIKIESETPLQTLRGMIMGLTSDQTFTKVELKRAEELMSRAFVEFYQKLRFLKSYSFLNQLAFSKILKKYDKTTSRNTSKPYLNTVDHSYLGSCDEVSRLMSRVEATFIKHFSNGNHRDGMKSLRPKIKREKHRVTYCLGFLSGCAAALAISIAVVVHIRGIAKSEGRHQYMENIFPLYSLLGFVAVHLFMFAGDIYFWSRYRVNYPFIFGFEHGTDLGYREVLLVGAGLAVLTFGGVLSNLDMEMDPRTKSFSVITELVPLALLFCLLTVSFCPFDIIYRASRYFFIGCVVRCVLSPLYQVILPDFFLADQLTSQVQAFRSLLFYVCYYGWAGDFKKRTHECYESDIYKKLYLIVAIVPYWFRFAQCIRRLVEEKDKNQGLNALKYLSTIVAVAARTVFEMHKGKYWLTVAVATSTIATLFNTYWDIFMDWGLMNRNSKNPWLRDKLLIPHKSTYFIVMVVNVVLRLAWMQTVLGIREAPFLHKRALVAVVAILEIVRRGIWNFFRLENEHLNNVGKYRAFKSVPLPFQEVGGNKSM